The following proteins come from a genomic window of Nicotiana tomentosiformis chromosome 12, ASM39032v3, whole genome shotgun sequence:
- the LOC104087936 gene encoding UPF0481 protein At3g47200-like, with translation MEGHTGQQEELFAEIDQKIDDQAFSDGEAASCTTDGNEIVNIVIADPILQADSMPREYTYSWRRRIQKVLPLLKMDEYNRHEYDPKVVSLGPYHHGKPELQLAEDFKHIALEMFVSGSSKDVAYFYNKILEVVDNARNCYVDGFADKYNDHEFALMMLLDACFIINHIELSTSDRYNKLRTTRHHLGMLALSTTVRDMFLLENQIPFWILKLLISLRYDKDEGEELLEMFLNFTLFGEYDQKDEMSYKHAEEPLHLLEAFRTRLVSQYSEVRNLHRTCTPQWLKRKKSISNERANMKSYIHSFRSVTDLKAKGIYFRPSCTHSLKDIKFKSRYFYGQLELPTWYVSIYTKAFFLNMIAYEMCPNTVTDRAVTSYVYFMKSLIESPRDVKELREKQILFNMLGSDEEVARMYKEINTYGVNNAHIFYNVKEKIQEHYHNRAKTWIAELIHTYFRSPWTALALLAATFLLCLTFTQTYFTINPNPRS, from the coding sequence ATGGAAGGGCATACAGGACAACAAGAGGAGCTATTTGCAGAAATTGATCAAAAAATAGATGATCAAGCATTCAGTGATGGTGAAGCAGCTTCCTGTACCACAGATGGGAATGAAATAGTGAATATTGTCATAGCAGATCCAATTCTGCAAGCAGACTCTATGCCAAGAGAATATACATACTCGTGGAGAAGACGAATACAGAAAGTTTTACCCCTGCTGAAGATGGACGAATACAACAGGCACGAGTATGATCCGAAGGTAGTTTCATTGGGACCTTATCACCATGGTAAACCAGAGCTGCAGCTAGCAGAGGATTTCAAGCATATAGCCCTTGAAATGTTTGTCTCAGGCAGTAGCAAGGACGTAGCTTATTTCTATAACAAGATACTAGAAGTTGTCGACAATGCAAGAAATTGTTATGTTGATGGCTTCGCAGACAAGTACAATGATCATGAATTTGCCTTAATGATGCTTCTTGATGCCTGCTTTATTATCAACCACATCGAGCTTAGCACATCAGATAGGTATAACAAACTCAGAACCACCAGGCACCATCTTGGAATGTTGGCATTATCAACAACAGTTCGAGACATGTTTTTGCTTGAGAATCAAATTCCTTTTTGGATCTTGAAACTCTTGATCAGCTTACGATATGACAAGGATGAAGGAGAAGAATTGCTCGAGATGTTCTTGAATTTCACCCTCTTTGGTGAATATGATCAAAAAGACGAAATGAGTTACAAACATGCAGAAGAGCCTCTGCATCTTCTTGAAGCATTTAGAACAAGACTTGTCTCACAATACAGTGAAGTCAGGAATTTGCATCGTACTTGCACACCTCAATGGCTCAAAAGGAAGAAAAGTATTAGCAATGAGCGTGCTAATATGAAAAGTTACATTCACTCCTTTCGTTCGGTGACTGATCTCAAAGCTAAGGGAATTTACTTCAGACCTAGCTGTACTCATTCATTGAAGGACATAAAATTCAAATCAAGATACTTCTATGGCCAGCTTGAACTTCCAACTTGGTATGTTTCTATCTACACAAAGGCATTCTTCTTGAACATGATAGCCTATGAGATGTGCCCAAATACTGTTACTGATCGTGCTGTGACATCGTACGTATACTTCATGAAGTCATTAATCGAGAGCCCCAGGGATGTAAAAGAACTACGCGAAAAACAGATACTATTCAACATGCTTGGTAGCGATGAGGAAGTCGCAAGAATGTACAAAGAGATCAATACTTATGGAGTGAACAACGCGCACATTTTCTACAATGTGAAAGAAAAAATTCAGGAGCACTACCATAACAGGGCAAAAACATGGATAGCTGAGCTGATACACACTTACTTTAGGAGTCCATGGACTGCTCTAGCATTACTTGCAGCTACTTTCTTGCTTTGCTTGACTTTTACTCAAACCTATTTTACAATAAATCCCAATCCCAGATCATGA
- the LOC104087935 gene encoding glycosyltransferase-like At2g41451, protein MAGLYHTSAFVSRLLFLLTVLSVSLAAFAFVLQWRGGLPDPSTRWAPDDDPTEFHGMGGSKPVRLSDSSLSGCENILGQSRMPSFPYFKDWKFNLESSSGSDLKPKISITTSTSAGLEQILPWLFYHKVIGVTNFFLFVEGKAASPNVSKVLESIQGVKVIYRTRELEDVQAKSRIWNETWLAGFFYQPCNYELFVKQTLNMEMAIVMAREAGVDWIIHLDTDELLHPAGTSEYSLRRLLADLPEDVDMVVFPNYECSVERDDVKEPFSEVSMFKKNYDHLPKETYFGNYKEATRGNPNYFLTYGNGKSAARVQDHLRPNGAHRWHNYMKSPKEIKLDEAAVLHYTYPKFSDLTSRRDRCGCKPTKEDVKRCFMLEFDRAAFIIASTVTEEEMFQWYREHVVWTDKALIRKLIKKGILTRIYTPMVIIQGLKESGVFASVVASAHRNIIKEESLSSTGNRNDSRYPHITDTFPRKMGRILEPQATARKFLEFSETDRQAISPQSPPGMDGIHLHKIPSVHNSS, encoded by the exons ATGGCGGGTCTTTATCATACTTCTGCTTTTGTTTCTCGTTTGCTGTTTTTACTGACAGTTCTCTCTGTATCACTCGCTGCTTTTGCTTTTGTTCTCCAATGGCGTGGCGGGTTACCCGACCCGAGTACCCGATGGGCACCTGATGATGATCCCACTGAGTTTCACGGCATGGGTGGGTCAAAACCCGTACGTTTATCGGATTCTTCcttgtccggttgtgaaaatattcttgGCCAGAGTCGTATGCCGTCGTTTCCATACTTCAAAGATTGGAAGTTTAACCTCGAGTCATCTTCCGGGTCGGATCTTAAGCCTAAG ATATCAATCACTACAAGTACGTCCGCTGGCTTAGAGCAGATACTACCCTGGTTATTTTATCATAAGGTTATCGGGGTAACAAACTTTTTCCTGTTTGTGGAGGGAAAAGCTGCATCCCCCAATGTATCAAAGGTGCTAGAATCCATCCAA GGAGTAAAAGTTATATATAGAACAAGAGAACTAGAAGATGTACAAGCCAAAAG TCGGATCTGGAATGAAACTTGGCTTGCTGGATTCTTCTACCAACCATGCAACTACGAGTTATTTGTTAAGCAGACTCTTAACATGGAAATGGCCATCGTCATGGCAAGG GAAGCTGGCGTGGATTGGATTATTCATCTTGATACTGATGAGCTATTACATCCAGCTGGAACTAGTGAGTATTCTTTACGACGTCTTCTGGCAGATTTACCTGAAGATGTTGATATGGTGGTCTTTCCTAATTAT GAGTGCAGTGTTGAAAGAGATGATGTAAAGGAACCTTTTAGTGAA GTCTCAATGTTCAAGAAGAATTACGACCATCTCCCGAAAGAAACTTACTTTGGAAACTACAAGGAAGCAACCCGCGGTAATCCTAACTACTTTTTGACTTATGGAAATGGAAAATCAGCTGCACGAGTTCAAGATCATCTTCGTCCTAATGGTGCTCACAGATGGCACAACTACATGAAAAGCCCAAA AGAGATAAAACTGGATGAGGCTGCTGTTCTGCATTACACATACCCCAAGTTTTCAGATTTAACTTCACGACGAGATCGTTGTGGATGTAAACCTACAAAagaagatgtgaaaagatgctTCATGCTAGAATTCGACAGAGCT GCTTTTATAATAGCTTCAACTGTGACAGAGGAGGAAATGTTTCAGTG GTACCGGGAACATGTTGTTTGGACCGACAAAGCACTAATTAGGAAACTCATCAAGAAGGGCATATTGACACGCATATATACTCCTATG GTCATTATACAGGGATTGAAGGAATCTGGCGTTTTCGCTTCTGTTGTTGCTTCAGCACATAGAAATATCATAAAAGAAGAGTCTTTATCTTCTACTGGAAACAGAAATGACTCCAGATATCCTCATATTACTGATACTTTTCCGAGAAAGATGGGTCGTATATTGGAACCTCAAGCAACTGCAAGGAAATTCTTGGAATTTAGTGAAACTGATCGTCAGGCAATTTCACCCCAATCGCCTCCTGGCATGGACGGAATTCACCTTCACAAAATACCTTCTGTACATAACTCTTCTTGA
- the LOC104087937 gene encoding uncharacterized protein, whose product MDTPSQLVGEMDFVLAIILGTVVKKGRYQIPSEMHLHVHGNDETSFVGKKFRIVHEIYQKILQQQTRTQSVIDQCKAYYQAAEGKKKRRVYGLRSQAKCYYGPNLRDSFGSDATSSAAPPNAQSTLTWNLDELVMRLIPALTDHIVPVMVKRVRELVFLPSHQPNTDLTNHTLDVSPKVPTFSTVANINEVHA is encoded by the exons ATGGACACCCCTAGTCAACTTGTTGGTGAGATGGATTTTGTACTTGCCATAATATTAGGGACG GTTGTTAAAAAGGGTCGATATCAAATACCAAGTGAGATGCATTTGCACGTACATGGTAATGATGAAACATCTTTTGTTGGTAAGAAATTCCGAATCGTACAT GAAATATATCAGAAGATATTACAACAACAAACACGAACTCAATCTGTAATTGATCAGTGTAAAGCATATTATCAAGCCGcggaaggaaaaaagaaaagaagagtatATGGTCTTAGATCTCAAGCAAAATGCTACTACGGGCCAAATCTTCGTGACTCTTTTGGATCTGATGCTACATCGTCAGCAGCACCTCCAAATGCTCAATCAACACTGACATGGAATCTGGATGAGTTAGTGATGCGATTGATTCCTGCACTGACCGATCATATAGTTCCTGTAATGGTTAAGCGGGTACGCGAATTAGTTTTCTTACCCTCGCATCAACCAAATACCGATCTTACCAACCACACATTAGATGTGTCACCTAAAGTTCCTACCTTTTCTACTGTTGCTAACATTAATGAGGTTCATGCATAG